In one Ornithinimicrobium pratense genomic region, the following are encoded:
- a CDS encoding ABC transporter substrate-binding protein produces the protein MTFKRAIATGAVLTLSLAACAGGGTTDVGEGGAGDNGSATAGGGGGGDFSIAWNAQPPTLDPIVTTATSARDISRNFFEPLLTTDADGAVQPVLAESFEMSDDATELTIALREGLTFHNGDPVTAEDAVASLKRWAESTGVGQLYFHEQATIEATDELTITITLDSPTGIAPQLLAEQGQLPMIMPASIAEEAGLDSVEEYIGTGPYKLDEWRTDQFVRLERFEDYQSPEGETAGTAGAKEPSFDTITFNIVTDASTRMSGLQSGEYDAANALPLDNAEMLERDDNIQLVSGPQGFNGAVFNKRAGLMSDVNMRKAVLAAIDPEAIQQAAFVSDEYYNLNPALMSEDSPWYSDAGQELYHNEDQAVVDELLEEAGYDGETIRILTSREYADHYNNAVPLQQQLEDAGMSAELVVTDWATVLQDRSNENAYEIFITGFAPVTVPVVYVFLSPSWPGWTDSDEISAATEAFGNAADEAEAQEAAADLQQAFYDYLPMVKFGDKWTATGLRSDISGYEFVPLSGDIFYNARRDG, from the coding sequence ATGACCTTCAAGAGAGCGATCGCCACCGGGGCGGTCCTGACCCTGTCCCTCGCTGCCTGCGCTGGGGGCGGCACCACCGATGTCGGGGAGGGAGGCGCCGGGGACAACGGGTCAGCCACCGCCGGGGGCGGGGGCGGCGGTGACTTCAGCATCGCCTGGAACGCCCAGCCGCCCACCCTCGACCCGATCGTCACCACAGCGACCTCGGCACGCGACATTAGCCGCAACTTTTTTGAGCCGCTGCTGACCACGGACGCAGACGGTGCGGTCCAGCCCGTGCTCGCCGAGAGCTTTGAGATGTCTGACGACGCCACAGAGCTGACCATCGCCCTGCGGGAAGGGCTCACCTTCCACAACGGCGACCCCGTCACCGCCGAAGATGCTGTCGCGTCCCTGAAGCGATGGGCCGAGTCCACGGGCGTGGGCCAGCTCTACTTCCACGAGCAGGCGACCATCGAAGCGACGGACGAGTTGACCATCACCATCACTCTGGACTCCCCGACGGGCATCGCGCCGCAGCTCCTTGCCGAGCAGGGGCAGCTGCCGATGATCATGCCGGCCAGCATCGCCGAGGAGGCGGGCCTGGACTCTGTCGAGGAGTACATCGGTACGGGCCCCTACAAGCTGGACGAGTGGCGGACCGACCAGTTCGTGCGTCTGGAGCGGTTCGAGGACTACCAGTCCCCGGAGGGAGAGACGGCAGGAACCGCGGGCGCCAAGGAGCCCTCATTCGACACGATCACCTTCAACATCGTGACCGACGCCTCGACCCGGATGTCGGGTCTGCAGTCGGGAGAGTACGACGCGGCCAACGCTCTGCCTCTCGACAACGCCGAGATGCTGGAGAGAGACGACAACATTCAACTCGTGTCCGGCCCACAGGGCTTCAACGGGGCCGTCTTCAACAAGCGGGCCGGCCTGATGTCCGATGTGAACATGCGCAAGGCCGTGCTCGCGGCCATCGACCCTGAGGCGATCCAGCAGGCCGCCTTCGTCTCCGACGAGTATTACAACCTGAACCCGGCACTCATGAGCGAGGACTCCCCGTGGTACTCCGACGCCGGGCAGGAGTTGTACCACAACGAGGACCAGGCTGTGGTTGATGAGCTGCTGGAAGAGGCCGGCTACGACGGCGAGACCATCCGCATCCTCACCAGCCGCGAGTATGCCGACCACTACAACAACGCCGTCCCGCTCCAGCAGCAGTTGGAGGACGCAGGGATGTCCGCCGAGCTGGTGGTCACCGACTGGGCCACCGTGCTGCAGGACCGCTCCAACGAGAACGCCTACGAGATCTTCATCACGGGTTTCGCCCCGGTGACCGTGCCCGTCGTCTACGTCTTCCTGTCCCCGAGCTGGCCGGGTTGGACGGACAGCGACGAGATCAGCGCTGCGACGGAGGCCTTCGGCAACGCCGCGGACGAGGCCGAGGCGCAGGAGGCGGCTGCGGACCTGCAGCAGGCCTTCTACGACTACCTCCCCATGGTGAAGTTCGGTGATAAGTGGACCGCGACTGGCCTGCGCTCCGACATCAGCGGCTACGAGTTCGTGCCGCTGTCGGGTGACATCTTCTACAACGCCCGTAGGGACGGTTGA
- a CDS encoding ATP-binding cassette domain-containing protein — protein MTATGQEVPLLSARGLVKEFVTRSLLGLRKGAVTAVDHVDLDLYAGQTYGLVGESGSGKSTTGRLLQGLITPTDGTISLGGETLDTTHKDAWKLRREIQMIFQDPHSSLNPRRRVGAILTEAMLIVGEKDRTKIKNRVAESLEAVGFTMEHAQRFPHEFSGGQRQRIGIARALMVHPQVLICDEPVSALDVSIQAQVLNLLRGLQRDRGLTYLFISHDMSVVRYLADRVGVMYKGQLVEENDAQALYEHPQHEYTQKLLSSVPIRHPRERQERVEKHHETAHRPASPPRKE, from the coding sequence ATGACAGCCACCGGGCAGGAGGTCCCCCTGCTGTCGGCGCGGGGCCTGGTCAAGGAGTTCGTCACCCGCTCGCTGCTTGGTCTCCGCAAGGGCGCCGTCACCGCCGTGGACCACGTCGATCTGGATCTCTACGCGGGGCAGACCTACGGCTTGGTCGGGGAGTCCGGATCGGGAAAGTCCACGACCGGACGGCTGCTGCAGGGCCTGATCACCCCGACCGACGGCACTATCAGCCTCGGGGGCGAGACGCTCGACACGACGCACAAGGACGCCTGGAAGCTGCGGCGCGAGATCCAGATGATCTTCCAGGATCCGCACTCCTCCCTCAATCCCCGCCGCCGGGTCGGGGCCATCTTGACTGAAGCCATGCTCATCGTGGGGGAAAAGGACCGAACGAAGATCAAGAACCGCGTCGCGGAGTCGCTGGAGGCCGTGGGTTTCACCATGGAGCACGCCCAACGCTTCCCGCATGAGTTCTCCGGCGGCCAGCGCCAGCGGATCGGGATCGCCCGGGCACTGATGGTGCACCCCCAGGTGCTGATCTGCGACGAGCCGGTGTCTGCCCTCGACGTCTCTATCCAGGCCCAGGTCCTGAACCTGCTACGGGGGCTGCAGCGGGACCGTGGCCTGACCTACCTGTTCATCAGCCACGACATGAGCGTCGTGCGCTACCTCGCCGACCGGGTCGGCGTGATGTACAAGGGCCAGCTCGTCGAGGAGAACGACGCCCAGGCCCTCTACGAGCACCCCCAGCACGAGTACACCCAGAAGCTGCTGTCGTCGGTGCCTATCCGGCATCCCCGCGAGCGCCAGGAGCGCGTCGAGAAGCATCACGAGACCGCCCACCGCCCAGCCTCACCACCACGCAAGGAGTGA
- a CDS encoding amidohydrolase family protein, which produces MTDQSCDTLISGGRLVDPENEIDAQLNVGMTGGRITYVGSDLPEAATVIDATGKLVVPGFIDLHSHAQNLTGHRLQAFDGVTTSLELESGATPVQASLAWAAAQGRPLHYGFSAGWLHARIIVLEELDDDTVAAWPPLPLDSWSTLQDRARWRQAATTDQIARIVDLVKEQLEAGALGIGMLLGYASATSSEELYAIAELAVRRGCPLFVHMRGLRSEDDSPATAVRELIGLSRDTGVQVHLCHFVSSSAASVQESAALLAEAVAEGLPVTTESYPYGIASTVLGAEFLHPDRLASSGLSPTSITVIQSGEQVATLDRLVELRTLDPGALCAIRYYDEDDPARSQDLKEALVLAGAAFASDAMPVQSLSGPGDDEHGRTGDATELDEWPVPNGYTVHPRSLACFTRAISWLHRDTGLLSLSEVITRCSVIPARILRPALPAMTAKGHLAVGADADVVVINLGELDPHTEFAPVRATHGITDVFVAGTPLIQDGELCAARPGRPLLAPPTSDGERNTS; this is translated from the coding sequence ATGACTGACCAAAGTTGCGACACCCTTATTTCTGGCGGCCGGCTGGTCGACCCCGAGAACGAGATCGATGCCCAGCTGAACGTGGGCATGACCGGTGGCCGCATCACCTACGTCGGCTCCGACCTCCCCGAGGCGGCCACGGTGATCGACGCTACCGGAAAGCTCGTGGTGCCCGGCTTCATCGACCTGCACAGCCACGCCCAGAACCTCACTGGCCACCGGTTGCAGGCCTTCGACGGGGTGACGACCAGCCTGGAGCTGGAGTCCGGTGCAACACCCGTCCAGGCCTCCCTGGCCTGGGCAGCCGCCCAGGGGAGGCCGTTGCACTACGGCTTCTCGGCCGGCTGGCTGCACGCGCGGATCATCGTGCTGGAAGAGCTTGACGACGACACCGTCGCTGCCTGGCCCCCGCTGCCGCTGGACAGCTGGTCCACCCTGCAGGACCGGGCCCGGTGGCGGCAGGCCGCCACTACAGACCAGATCGCCCGCATCGTCGACCTGGTCAAGGAGCAGCTGGAGGCCGGTGCCCTGGGCATCGGCATGCTCCTCGGTTACGCCTCGGCCACGTCCAGCGAGGAGCTCTACGCCATCGCTGAGCTCGCTGTGCGCCGCGGATGTCCCCTCTTCGTCCACATGCGGGGACTGCGGAGCGAGGACGACTCGCCCGCGACAGCGGTGCGCGAACTCATCGGGCTCAGTCGCGACACCGGCGTGCAGGTCCACCTCTGCCACTTCGTCAGTTCTAGCGCGGCCTCGGTTCAGGAATCCGCTGCTCTTCTGGCCGAGGCTGTTGCCGAGGGACTGCCGGTCACCACCGAGTCCTACCCTTACGGCATCGCCTCGACCGTGCTCGGGGCGGAGTTCCTCCATCCCGACCGCCTTGCGTCGTCGGGCCTGAGCCCCACGTCCATCACCGTGATCCAGTCAGGCGAGCAGGTGGCAACCCTGGACCGGTTGGTGGAGCTACGCACCCTTGACCCTGGCGCGCTGTGTGCCATCCGCTACTACGACGAGGACGACCCGGCCCGGAGCCAGGACCTGAAAGAGGCCTTGGTGCTAGCGGGTGCTGCCTTCGCCTCGGACGCCATGCCGGTCCAGTCGCTGAGCGGTCCGGGAGACGACGAGCACGGCCGCACGGGCGACGCGACCGAATTGGACGAATGGCCGGTGCCGAACGGCTACACCGTCCACCCCCGCAGTCTGGCCTGCTTCACCAGGGCGATCTCGTGGCTGCACCGGGACACCGGGCTGCTCAGTCTGAGCGAAGTCATCACCCGCTGCTCCGTCATCCCGGCTCGCATCCTGCGCCCCGCGCTGCCAGCGATGACCGCCAAGGGTCACCTGGCCGTGGGCGCAGACGCCGACGTCGTCGTGATCAACCTCGGGGAACTCGACCCCCATACCGAGTTTGCCCCGGTCCGGGCGACCCACGGCATCACAGACGTCTTCGTCGCCGGAACTCCGCTCATCCAGGACGGCGAACTGTGCGCCGCCCGACCGGGCCGACCTCTACTCGCCCCACCAACTTCTGATGGAGAAAGGAACACATCATGA
- a CDS encoding M20/M25/M40 family metallo-hydrolase, with protein MSDDLTWLTDEAKARQRTVIDDIRRMVEVESPSEDLEAVARGAEVVAGIIEERLGRRPEVLVVDGVTHLRLRLGTGPTRVLLLNHQDTVWPVGTLDRIPFSHKDGVLRGPGVFDMLTGVAMSIHACAMLQEAGCDLDGVTIVVTGDEEVGSTTSESLILAEAADARAVLVMEAAAEGALKLARKGTGSYRLEVLGRAAHAGLEPEQGVNAALALGGLLADVAALSDVSRGTTVTPTLTRGGTARNTVPAQAETWVDVRAATRDELERVDAEIRRLQPSVDGARLIVHGQIGRLPFERSASAELFDRATDLAGRLGVPKPTSTEVGGASDGNFTAAAGKRTLDGLGAAGAGAHAEHEHTLADEIPARLALLAALVADGCTGAQREEG; from the coding sequence ATGAGCGACGACCTGACCTGGCTGACCGATGAGGCCAAGGCGCGACAGCGCACCGTGATCGACGACATACGCCGGATGGTGGAGGTCGAATCCCCCTCGGAGGACCTCGAGGCGGTCGCCCGCGGGGCCGAGGTGGTCGCCGGGATCATTGAGGAACGGCTCGGGCGGCGCCCAGAGGTTCTGGTGGTGGACGGTGTGACACATCTGAGGCTCCGCCTTGGCACCGGCCCCACCAGGGTCCTGCTGCTCAATCACCAGGACACCGTGTGGCCCGTCGGTACGCTTGACCGGATCCCGTTCAGCCACAAGGACGGTGTCCTACGCGGGCCAGGCGTCTTCGACATGCTCACCGGCGTGGCCATGTCCATCCACGCCTGCGCCATGCTGCAGGAGGCCGGGTGCGATCTCGACGGGGTGACCATCGTGGTGACCGGGGACGAGGAGGTGGGATCGACGACCTCGGAGTCGTTGATCCTGGCTGAGGCGGCCGACGCCAGGGCCGTCCTGGTCATGGAGGCCGCCGCCGAAGGTGCGCTCAAGCTGGCCCGCAAGGGCACCGGAAGCTACCGACTCGAAGTCCTCGGGCGTGCCGCGCACGCGGGGCTGGAGCCGGAGCAGGGCGTCAACGCCGCCTTGGCGCTGGGTGGCCTCCTCGCGGACGTGGCCGCTCTGTCCGACGTGTCGCGGGGCACCACGGTAACCCCGACGCTGACGCGCGGCGGCACCGCCCGCAACACGGTGCCGGCCCAAGCCGAGACCTGGGTCGACGTCCGTGCGGCTACCCGGGACGAGCTGGAGCGGGTTGACGCCGAGATCAGACGGCTGCAGCCGTCCGTAGATGGAGCCCGCCTCATCGTGCACGGCCAGATCGGTCGGCTCCCCTTCGAGCGGTCGGCCTCGGCCGAGCTGTTTGACAGGGCCACCGATCTGGCCGGCCGGCTCGGCGTGCCGAAGCCCACCTCCACCGAGGTTGGTGGTGCCTCAGACGGCAATTTCACGGCCGCCGCAGGGAAACGCACCCTCGACGGACTGGGGGCCGCCGGAGCTGGCGCTCACGCCGAGCACGAGCACACCCTGGCCGACGAGATCCCGGCCCGTCTGGCGCTGCTGGCCGCTTTGGTGGCCGACGGCTGCACAGGCGCGCAGCGGGAGGAGGGTTGA
- a CDS encoding amidase: MTEDEIIHADAWELAAAVRSGRLDPVEVTTAHLNRIEAVNPAVNAIVDLRPEQALDRARELSSLPRHELEALPLAGLPVAVKDMIPAAGFRHTQGSLVFADRVATEDHVVVARMRAAGAVVVGKTNTPEFSLGSHTFNSVYGLTRNPYDLNCSAGGSSGGAAAALAARMLPIADGSDTGGSLRNPASFCNVTALRPSLGSVPNVPSSYPFGTLSVKGPMGRTVRDVALLMSVLAGGDGRDPLTCAGAPGGYLDLTGPTEAASLHLAWTPDLGGLVPVDLRVRRVLGEVVDRIAGSGAAVVEDYPDLRQAASAFRTLRGIQMLANLGSVDEAHPGRLKEDARGDIQVGREATGPQVAQALVDQGEAFHRMRRLLEHYDALLLPTVQVAPFPVEQRYPSQIEGREMRDYLEWMTLLSSITMTGHPSVSVPVGFTEDGLPIGLQIVGRNRQEAALLRIAQFVEDLCGTSDVVSTQDLTTERDPFPAIA; this comes from the coding sequence GTGACCGAGGACGAGATCATCCACGCCGACGCCTGGGAGCTGGCCGCGGCCGTGCGCTCCGGCCGGTTGGATCCGGTGGAGGTGACGACTGCCCACCTGAACCGCATCGAGGCGGTGAACCCTGCGGTCAACGCCATCGTTGACCTGCGCCCCGAGCAGGCGCTGGACCGGGCGCGGGAGCTGTCCTCGCTTCCACGGCATGAGCTGGAAGCGTTGCCCCTGGCCGGGTTGCCGGTCGCCGTGAAGGACATGATCCCGGCGGCGGGCTTCCGCCACACCCAGGGCAGCCTGGTCTTCGCCGACCGTGTCGCCACCGAGGATCACGTCGTCGTGGCCCGGATGCGGGCCGCGGGCGCGGTCGTCGTGGGCAAGACGAACACCCCGGAGTTCAGCCTCGGCTCGCACACCTTCAACAGCGTGTATGGCCTGACCCGCAACCCCTACGACCTGAACTGCTCGGCGGGCGGCAGCTCGGGCGGGGCGGCAGCCGCGCTGGCGGCTCGTATGCTCCCGATCGCCGACGGCAGCGACACCGGTGGATCCCTGCGAAATCCGGCGTCCTTCTGCAATGTCACAGCCCTGCGCCCCTCGCTCGGGAGCGTTCCCAACGTGCCCAGTTCCTATCCCTTCGGCACCCTCTCGGTCAAGGGGCCCATGGGGCGCACCGTGCGTGACGTCGCACTCCTCATGTCGGTCCTTGCCGGTGGGGACGGCCGGGATCCGCTGACGTGCGCCGGCGCACCGGGAGGGTATCTGGACCTCACTGGCCCGACGGAGGCGGCCTCTCTGCATCTCGCCTGGACCCCGGACCTGGGTGGACTGGTACCGGTCGACCTCCGGGTCCGCAGGGTCCTGGGCGAGGTGGTCGACCGGATAGCCGGGTCCGGCGCGGCCGTCGTGGAGGACTACCCAGACCTTCGCCAGGCGGCCTCGGCCTTCCGGACCCTGCGTGGGATACAGATGCTGGCCAACCTCGGTTCCGTGGACGAGGCGCACCCGGGCCGGCTCAAGGAGGATGCCCGTGGGGACATCCAGGTCGGGCGCGAGGCCACCGGTCCCCAGGTGGCCCAGGCCCTTGTCGACCAGGGAGAGGCCTTCCACCGGATGCGCAGGCTGCTGGAGCACTACGACGCGCTTCTGCTCCCCACCGTCCAAGTCGCGCCCTTCCCCGTCGAGCAACGCTACCCGAGTCAGATCGAGGGCCGCGAGATGCGCGACTACCTGGAGTGGATGACCCTACTGTCCTCCATCACCATGACCGGCCACCCCTCCGTTTCCGTACCCGTCGGGTTCACCGAGGACGGGCTCCCGATCGGACTCCAGATCGTGGGCCGGAACCGCCAGGAAGCCGCCTTGCTGCGGATCGCGCAGTTCGTCGAAGACCTGTGCGGGACGAGCGATGTCGTATCCACCCAAGACTTGACCACGGAGCGCGATCCCTTCCCCGCGATCGCCTGA
- the menC gene encoding o-succinylbenzoate synthase has protein sequence MEMQTPFTTSFGTQTHRDLLIVEARSGDRVGYGECVAGGQPFYSEEFTTGCNLMLQEVLLPLLVGREIGHPDEVSEILRPIRRNNMAKAAAEGAVWDLWARHQDVPLASALDDAPRERVEVGLSIGVKETDAELIEAVGTAVDAGYRRVKLKITPGRDLDMLRAVRREFPDVPMMADANSAYTLDDLKLFQAMDDLDLMMIEQPLAHDDIVDHRHLQAQISTPVCLDESVHSIDDARHAIELESCQIINIKIGRVGGLTDAKRVEALCREHGVDVWCGGMLETGVGRAHNVAIAASAGFTLPGDTAPSARYWAEDVIEPEVTMDRGYITVPSGPGLGYTVRGDRLDALTTSSFTIDQDGRSA, from the coding sequence ATGGAGATGCAGACCCCCTTCACGACGAGCTTCGGGACCCAGACACACCGAGACCTGCTCATCGTGGAGGCGCGCAGCGGCGACCGCGTCGGGTATGGCGAGTGCGTGGCGGGGGGCCAGCCGTTTTACTCCGAGGAGTTCACCACCGGCTGCAACCTCATGCTGCAGGAGGTCCTGCTGCCTCTCCTGGTTGGACGCGAGATCGGTCACCCGGACGAGGTGTCCGAGATCCTTCGCCCGATCCGGCGCAACAACATGGCCAAGGCGGCGGCGGAGGGGGCGGTGTGGGACCTCTGGGCGCGGCACCAGGATGTCCCGTTGGCGTCGGCCCTGGATGATGCCCCCAGGGAACGGGTCGAGGTCGGGCTCAGCATCGGCGTGAAGGAGACCGACGCCGAGCTGATCGAAGCGGTGGGCACCGCCGTGGACGCCGGGTACCGACGGGTCAAACTCAAGATCACCCCTGGTCGGGATCTCGACATGTTGCGGGCGGTACGGCGCGAGTTCCCGGACGTCCCCATGATGGCGGACGCGAACTCCGCCTACACCCTCGATGACCTCAAGCTGTTCCAGGCGATGGACGATCTGGACCTGATGATGATCGAGCAGCCGCTCGCGCACGACGACATCGTGGACCACCGTCATCTCCAGGCGCAGATCTCCACCCCTGTCTGTCTGGACGAGTCCGTGCACAGCATCGACGATGCCCGGCACGCGATCGAGCTCGAGTCGTGTCAGATCATCAATATCAAGATCGGACGCGTGGGCGGTCTGACCGATGCCAAGCGCGTCGAAGCGCTGTGCCGTGAGCACGGCGTGGACGTCTGGTGCGGCGGGATGCTGGAGACCGGTGTGGGACGCGCTCACAACGTGGCGATCGCCGCCTCTGCCGGCTTCACCCTTCCTGGCGACACCGCGCCGTCCGCGCGCTACTGGGCCGAGGACGTCATCGAGCCCGAGGTCACGATGGATCGCGGCTACATCACGGTCCCCTCCGGGCCCGGTCTGGGCTACACGGTTCGAGGGGATCGGCTCGACGCGCTGACCACCTCGTCGTTCACGATCGATCAGGACGGTCGTTCGGCGTGA
- a CDS encoding DUF4177 domain-containing protein, whose product MAQGPNYVVLQVVLKEKLLGTGSGNLTELEKAINQQAAKGYRLHTISTASSGSKGFGGGDRVQATMVFEAI is encoded by the coding sequence GTGGCGCAAGGTCCGAACTACGTTGTTCTGCAGGTCGTTCTAAAGGAGAAGCTCCTGGGAACCGGCTCGGGCAACCTCACCGAGCTGGAAAAGGCCATCAACCAGCAGGCGGCGAAAGGCTACCGACTTCACACCATCAGCACGGCGTCCTCCGGCAGCAAGGGCTTCGGGGGTGGTGACCGAGTCCAGGCCACCATGGTGTTCGAGGCGATCTGA
- a CDS encoding RNA-directed DNA polymerase → MVVHPVAEVSARKSRHGLRPLPLIGLPERVAYGALTKLVTQDIPPLRRSPEDWLQFSLAPVKHGESLVPEPEFTSGKIDFGTLLPWSSPIKYVLKSDVVAFYRHVDHELLHEQLIILGADYEAAQHLIEFLGELQGRPVGLPQLHASSDVLSEIYIDAVEREMLRRGHEVWRFNDDFRVTARGYMDALRGLEDLDACLRRASLTLNEAKTTIPSFSTYYMEVMGLAVGETGVVLARQEVEDVVGDYTDDFTQDADAAARLIERVTEWPGDDDNAIDLRGAGPAEVRLLRRALAGLARARDDRALEKVPILVRYLAELTPAALKYVLRLSRARVAKTRLAAVLDELADKTATNDWQKMWIVHAYSGARILDLKRNRESRVKWLQNCAMHWSDAPLRAYAIWALAASGEISMENLLKAQHSAPECLHVYYAEAARELGTPANRSQRQKAFAHDPLLRTLAGA, encoded by the coding sequence ATGGTCGTGCATCCTGTGGCCGAGGTATCGGCCCGGAAGTCAAGGCACGGACTGCGCCCTCTGCCGCTCATCGGCTTACCTGAGCGCGTGGCTTATGGTGCTCTCACTAAACTAGTCACACAAGACATACCGCCGCTTCGGCGGAGCCCGGAGGATTGGCTGCAGTTCTCCTTAGCCCCAGTCAAACACGGTGAGTCTCTCGTCCCAGAGCCAGAATTCACCAGTGGGAAAATAGATTTCGGCACGCTTTTGCCTTGGTCCTCGCCCATCAAATACGTCTTGAAGTCAGACGTTGTGGCTTTCTATCGACATGTTGATCATGAGCTTCTACATGAGCAGCTCATCATTCTTGGGGCTGACTACGAGGCCGCGCAACACCTCATCGAATTCTTGGGAGAACTACAAGGACGCCCTGTCGGTCTCCCGCAACTGCACGCGTCATCCGACGTCCTTTCGGAGATATACATAGACGCGGTCGAAAGGGAGATGCTCCGCCGAGGCCACGAGGTGTGGCGCTTCAACGACGACTTTAGGGTGACTGCTAGAGGCTACATGGACGCGCTCAGGGGACTAGAGGATCTTGACGCTTGTTTGCGTAGAGCCAGTTTGACGCTTAATGAAGCCAAGACAACAATCCCATCCTTTTCGACCTATTACATGGAAGTTATGGGCCTTGCGGTCGGTGAAACCGGAGTTGTACTGGCAAGACAAGAAGTAGAGGATGTCGTCGGTGACTATACAGACGACTTCACGCAGGATGCTGACGCGGCTGCCCGTTTGATCGAAAGGGTTACCGAATGGCCGGGCGATGACGATAACGCCATAGATCTCCGGGGTGCTGGTCCGGCGGAGGTGAGGCTCTTGCGGAGGGCCCTAGCTGGGTTAGCACGAGCGCGCGATGATCGCGCTCTTGAGAAGGTTCCAATCCTGGTCCGTTACTTGGCCGAGTTGACCCCCGCTGCTCTGAAGTATGTACTGCGACTCAGCAGGGCCCGCGTGGCCAAAACCAGGCTCGCCGCTGTACTGGACGAACTTGCGGACAAAACGGCCACCAACGACTGGCAGAAGATGTGGATCGTGCACGCCTACTCCGGAGCTCGCATACTCGATCTCAAGCGAAACCGTGAGTCTAGGGTCAAGTGGTTGCAAAACTGCGCCATGCACTGGTCGGATGCACCCCTTCGAGCCTATGCGATATGGGCCCTTGCCGCATCGGGCGAGATATCCATGGAGAACCTGCTCAAAGCCCAACACAGTGCGCCCGAGTGTCTGCATGTTTACTACGCTGAGGCGGCGCGCGAGTTGGGAACCCCCGCGAATAGATCACAACGCCAGAAGGCCTTTGCCCATGACCCACTGCTGCGCACGCTGGCGGGTGCTTGA
- a CDS encoding GNAT family N-acetyltransferase yields MRQRPSGIENDEVHHDDDAAQRTHEFVARDAAEQAGVDIREMTTVHDLVAAPKLLGQVWGIGPHDPPPVSQHTLTALVHAGNYVVGAYRAADLVGVSIGFFGTPGLHLFHSHITGVLSGSTGRGLGLALKLHQRSWCLDRGVRLIEWTFDPLVVRNAGFNRNRLGARFVEYLPQFYGEMRDGRNSGQGSDRLLARWHLDEPVPQPDRNPPTGDTTPELLLLDVGDDEYPAIHGPQRVDSEGVLRLRVHPDIEDLRRRSPEAGIAWRGAVRDTLQPLMAEGWQVSAVARDGTYTLTRG; encoded by the coding sequence ATGAGACAGCGTCCTTCCGGCATAGAAAACGACGAGGTACATCACGACGACGACGCCGCACAGCGGACCCATGAGTTCGTCGCCCGAGACGCGGCAGAGCAGGCCGGGGTGGATATCCGAGAGATGACCACTGTGCATGACCTGGTTGCGGCCCCGAAGCTGCTGGGCCAGGTCTGGGGCATCGGTCCGCACGATCCGCCGCCGGTGAGTCAGCACACGCTCACGGCGCTCGTCCACGCCGGCAACTACGTCGTCGGGGCCTACAGGGCAGCGGACTTGGTCGGGGTGAGCATCGGCTTCTTCGGTACCCCTGGCCTTCACCTGTTCCACTCGCACATCACGGGTGTGCTGAGCGGGTCAACCGGGCGTGGGCTGGGGCTGGCGCTCAAGTTGCATCAACGAAGCTGGTGCCTGGACCGAGGTGTCCGGCTCATCGAGTGGACCTTTGACCCGCTCGTCGTCCGCAACGCCGGCTTCAACCGCAACCGGCTGGGCGCGCGCTTCGTGGAGTATCTGCCGCAGTTTTACGGCGAGATGCGCGATGGTCGCAACTCCGGGCAGGGCAGCGACCGACTACTCGCCCGTTGGCATCTTGACGAGCCGGTGCCTCAACCGGACCGGAATCCCCCCACAGGGGACACCACCCCAGAATTGCTGCTCCTGGACGTCGGCGACGACGAGTATCCGGCGATCCACGGCCCACAGCGCGTGGATAGCGAGGGCGTACTCCGCCTGCGTGTTCACCCGGACATAGAGGATCTACGTCGGCGCTCCCCGGAGGCGGGGATCGCCTGGCGCGGGGCGGTGCGCGACACCCTGCAGCCTTTGATGGCTGAGGGCTGGCAGGTCAGCGCAGTAGCTCGCGACGGCACATATACGTTGACGCGCGGCTGA
- a CDS encoding YdeI/OmpD-associated family protein: protein MARWEWVRWIQATRNPATRRRRVEASVSKLDGGKRRPWCFDRSSCAAPALARSGKLRSPSLYAAGPRARAVRSESDWGGHH from the coding sequence ATGGCCCGGTGGGAGTGGGTCCGCTGGATCCAAGCAACGAGGAACCCGGCAACTCGGCGGCGCCGGGTGGAGGCCAGCGTTTCGAAGCTGGACGGTGGGAAGCGGCGGCCCTGGTGCTTCGACCGGTCATCGTGCGCTGCCCCTGCCCTGGCCAGGAGCGGGAAGCTGCGCAGTCCGTCCCTGTACGCCGCTGGTCCCCGTGCGCGCGCCGTACGGTCAGAATCGGACTGGGGTGGCCATCACTGA